From the Juglans microcarpa x Juglans regia isolate MS1-56 chromosome 3D, Jm3101_v1.0, whole genome shotgun sequence genome, the window ccaactttgaaaaaaattgtgcacCAAATAGCTCATCGAGTAATTCATCAATGACAGATATTGGAAACTTGTCCTTGATGGTTTGTTGATTCAAGGCATGATAATCTACACACATTCCCCATGATCCATCAACTTTTTTAACAAGCAAGACAGGTGAAGAAAAAAACTTTGGCTAAGCCTCACCACTCCTAACTTCAGTAAGTCCTTCACTATGctttctatttatttcttttgataatGTGGATAGGGCCTAACTGAGATGGCCCCAGTGTTTTCCTTCAAAGgaatttgatgatcaaaacTCCTTTTAAGAGGTAAACGCTTTGGTTCAGCAAATACATCAGCAAATTCTTCAATGACTGCAATAATTTCCTCTTACCCCTTACTCACTGCCTGTTGAGAATCATGACCTACCAATTGCAAAAACCACCCATGTTGATTCACTAGAGAAGACTTCAAGCACCCTTCTCTATTTTGAACCTTCAGTTCAACATTTTTCAGCCCTTGTAAAAGAACAACAGACTGCCCCACTTTGAAGCTCGTGGTCATACTTGTAAAATCCCAATTAATGGGTCCCAAAGTTttatgtgacgccccgactcccacgtacgaaaacgcgggaatcgtgacgtcaggatgatgacaacacgggtcacgcatctcAACGATAAGCACTCCAGTGTGTACAATATGCaagaagtgcacaacaaaagtcggagcagttaattaaaagttagccaactaagtactagaaatttaaatacagatatccaaaataaattacttttaaaaagttatacagttatctaatataaatataatacaaactaaatacatagccaaaaagtgggagacaaatcccaatacatgagcaagtgatcccaaatcacttctccggcagagccgaatcctcaagCTCTTCGTTCTCATCTGCATAAAAATTTGCGATGCCATAAAATGGTACCTCAGGGTGTCGAATACCGTAAGATTatgaatctcagcaagtaatcaaccaagcaaccgaagagataaaaatgcattaatgcaccAACAAACATAAGTACATGAAGAAACACAAATGTgacccaaaacctcatttttcccgaaaatgattatttttcaacacacgccaaatatcccatttgaccaaaaacaCGGCATGAATAATATcagtcattttcccagaaaatgtgctcgtaaccattaaatcataggcaggactctaccaccgtccttgctaccaccatccctaccacatgcaccgtaggcgggaatcacaggtgagactataccatcatccctgcttaccaccatccctacattttcttttcacacaagaggtacttatcagagcactataggcaggaatcacaggcaggactctaccaccatccctgcttaccaccatccctaccgcatgcaccataggcgggactataacaccatccctgcttaccaccatccctaccgcgtgcaccataggcgggaatcacaggcaggactataacaccatccctgcttaccaccatccctaccgtgtgcaccgtaggcgggaatcacaagcgggactatACCATCATCCCTACAGTTTCCTTTCACACAAGAcgtacttatcagagcactgtaggagggaatcacaggcgggactctaccaccatccctatcgcatgcaccgtaggcgggaatcacaggcaggactacaccaccatccctgcttaccagcatccctacagtctcttttcctttctctcaaactAATCAATCCAattatttcaaacatactcaaaatcatttctcacatgaaaatctagtatttcaagtatacacatgaacatgtatgcaattatgcgaaaacctagttttcatttaaagacatgaacatgcgtgtaaatgcattgtttatgacacaacacaaataatCATTAGCCAACAAAACCCAACATTATCaaatcacacaacaactccatcgttcaatccaaccaacccccttactcctcaCACTCAGttcggcataaccaaccagtttaTAGTAAATatgggttagtacaaaaatacatttaaatctcaaaagttctttgaaaaaatacttacagtgctataatataattttcgaaggatcacagaggtcctagaagtggcggcatagcaacgtaacagtgcaaaatgcactatggccgtgggtctcaaaatgctagattttgaacgaagccaaacgaagacttgagattactagggaagagcttagggatgttggtgaagctaatagtggtggtggttgaCCATGGGTAGCGGTTCGAGTTCTAAAAGCTCAAAACGGAAATGGGGATggatgggcttcaccggtggcggatcggggCTAAGAATGGGTGGTTTAGGTAGTTCGGGGGTTGctgatgaagtggtgaaaaggtggtggccaatggttgTGCAATGACGGCACGCGAGCACAAGGAGTGCCACAGCTTGAAGCCGTGTGTGGAGGCTCACGGTTGCGCGAGAGGGGTtggaaatggaggggtgaggtcgccaGCTAGTGGGGAAaagaatgggaggggcggtgacagAGATGGGCGGCACACGGCGGCGTTATGGAGGACGACGCAACGGACGGGGGAGAGTGAGAGGGTGTCGCAtgggaagagaaagagagagagcgtggggtgtaatgccccaatggaaggcccaaaccacatagcctatactccaaaaggactagtcaatgatacaattggagacccattggaaccttataaagagcaagaatttttccttcccaagtaatgtgggatctcatgcACTACCCACCCTTATtaatatcatatggggtatcacaatctaccccccttaaattctcgaCGTCCTCGTTGAGCCTGTCCATTGTatgtggcatggctcaagtcccacatttctagttgagATAAgttctaataccatttgtaacgacccaatggaaggcccaaatcacatggtttatactccaaaatgactagtcaatgatacaattggagacccattggaactttataaagagcaagaacttttccttctcaagcaatgtgggatcccatacaccacccaCCCTTATCCATGTCATATGGGGATAAATTACAGATAATtttgttaaactcaataaataagttaaagcccattagagaatttatcggatagattattattattttttaattaaggctccattattattattattattattattattattattattattattattattattattattgttattattattattattattattattattattattatctctcCAAGATCATGAgtccttttcataataaaactcctccCTACTGGATTTTCTtctatgaatttcaaataatCCACTCACATGCACATTCACGTCTCTTTTTacctagggttttcttttgggttctcaatcatatatatatggtacactCACCAAAACTGCAAGCCGCACTCCCCAAGTCCTCCACCGTGAGTCTTTCATTCACGCATCAAACCACTGCATGCACGGCTTCATCGCATCCGTTTCCTCTGCATGCACGTCTAGTCATCTCACTCGTTACACGTCTCTTTCCCTAGGTTTTATTTTGAACGTTCtctatcacctatatatatatatatatatatgtatatacaattTGAGCTTGGGAATGCAGCTATAATGAGGGCCTAGACATGCTGAGAGATCATTTGCTGTAGAAACCCCAAGAGGACTTGAGATCTCTTGACCTGATGTCTCTCCAGCCAGACCGGGAGGCATTGCAATCTGAAAATTCTATAGGCAAGGATCTAATGTCAGATGCTTCTCGGATGAGCCTATGGGTTGATAttgtaatttaatatttttctatttgtatATAAAGAAAACGAGATGTAAATACATTCTCTCATTATGTATATAGATAATCATTCTTACCCGGCTTTTTGCCTTGTCTCTTTTTGTCATCATTTCCCTTGTTTATTTCATGCTTGTGAGTCACCTATCTTTGTTTTAGCATGCGTGTGGGAGAAGTAGGGCAATTTGAGGACTTATCCCTCGCGTGAGTGAGGTTGGGTAGTCCAAGGACTGGTCCCGTATATTGGCCTCCAGAGAGGAATAAGTGAGGTCAGGCAGTCTGATGACTTGTCTCACCTGTTTGCTCGATTTGAggatttttgttgcaatatttcagtttgatcatgagttttggagctaaaagaattgcaacaaaaataagacATATGGCCTTTGGAAGTTTCAGCCCAATGATGTTTTCCATAATTgtgtttggttttaattttttctaagttgatatttgagtttaggacaaaatttatatgaagaatattgtaaattttggtgattttttattaagtgAATTAACTAATCACAAGTATATTTATAAGGACATGAAGTTGAATATCATTTTATTGGAAGTGTGACTTGAATGGGCTTAAGTGAAGGAAGTCTAACTCAGCGATAGTTTCATGTAAGTtctaagtttaagttgcttacTCAGTTGAAAAGAAGATGAGGTTAAGTTATGAatacatgtaggttgccatctaacaCACATATGAATGTCttgcatgaaatgaaaatggcCTAGAGTCTAGGTAAATATTGTGTTCATactcttttagagttttctaatgacatgaaaatggaaagcttttatgaaaaatgttcttttttatgcaatgaaggaaaatgaaatgatgatgtttatgaCCAAGGCTATGAAAGGTGTTTAAATGAcactatgaaatgatgtttaaatgatgttatGAAACAATGTTTAAaggatgctatgaaatgatatttattgatgatgtttatgcttatgctatgaaatgatgtttacgTAATGTAATAGaatgatgaatgaaaaaaatgaaaggaaaagactAAAGTAAATGactgaaaggaaaggaaatgaatgaatgatttaatatataaagcTACGTAACGgtcatgactgaatgaatgatggtaccaatggaCATGGTAGATTGCAATGTtgagtaagtagtactagtagtgcacctagtactatcccctgactgaaagggattcccaacttgTGGCCACTAACTCTAACACATgaggcgtaacagtgtgtaccgactAGAGAAAAAGTGATAAGAGTAATTGAATGTATGAATTAtttagtttctttatgaatgaGTGTACAATGTGTGGGGAATTGTTTAGCAAGAAGGAAAAGCTTTTAAAAGAACAACTCCATCTTGTAATgttttaaaaggaaataaatgctttatgtaaattatgtaggaatgataaatgcataaatgaaaacctatattaaaatatttttatagtatgaggtaatgcttactgagtatttgacttattttatttttatgtatgttcCTCCCCCtcccaagaaaaaaatgaggatGAAGTGTTAGGACAAACATGACCCAAGGGAAGGATGACAAAAGCCTAGGCATGTTAACGTAATTTATGAAGGAATATTTTGTAAAAGGActgtatattttaattaaatgaattccgctgcaaactctcttttaaatttatatcatagatttttaattttaactatggaatcttttatattctcgaaaggaaaggaaaattttttaaaaaattttgtaattctcgtctcattttttaaaattatttattaaagttcCACTACAAGTACAGGTGTTACAACATTATTGCATATTAGTACTTCTAACCGTGTAATGTATTCATTATAatcattctaattgtaatttctCTCTAGAAAAGGCCAGATCAACCATCTTATGCATTGACAATAACGAAAGGCTGTAATCCCCTcacttgatgaatagtaatacaAAATTGATACTCAAGCAATTAGAGTCATGTGCAGgtgccataaaataaatagttttaaagaaataaacacTAATAAATGTAgatataaacaataaaaatgaatgttttcaacttttaattagttgaatttttttaagtgaatttaggactgttcatctgggTTCCGGCTTGGGAATCCAGTATATCCCAACCGAAACTCGGGTTTCAAAACTGGGCCGGAACCCATGGgttgatattataatttaatatttttctatttgcaTATAAAGAAAACGAGATGTAAATACATTCTCTCATTATGTATATAGATAATCATTCTAACCCAGCTTTTTGCCTTGTCTCTTTTTGTCATCATTTCCCTTGTTTATTTCGTGCTTGCAAGTCACCTATCTTTGTTTTGGCATGCTTGTGGGAGAAGTAGGGAGATTTGAGGACTTATCCCTTGCGTAAGTGAGGTTGGGTAGTCCAAGGACTGGTCTCGTATATTGGCCTCCAGCGAGGAATAAGTGAGGTTGGGCAATCTGAAGACTTGTCCCGCCTATTGGCTCATCACAAGGGAGGTCGGGCGGTCTGAAGACTTCTCCCACCTATTGGCTCGTCATGAGGGAGGTCTGGTAGTCTGATGAATTGTCCCGCCTATTAACTCTCGAAGAGGAATAAACAAGGTCAGGTAATCTGAAGACTTGTCCCTCCTATTGGCTTGTCACAAGGGAGGTTGGGCAATCTGATGACTTGTCTCCCGCTTGTTGACTCTCAACGAGGGATAAATGAGGTTAGGCAGTCTGAAGACTTATCCTGCCTGTTGGCTCATCACAAGGCAGGTTGGGCAATCTGAAGACTTGTCCCGCCTATTGCCTCATCATGAGGGAGGTCGGCAGTCTGATGACTTATCCCGCCTATTGACTCTCGAAGAGGGATAAATGAGGTCGAGCAGTCTGAAGACTTGTCCCCCTTGTTAACTCATCACAAGGGAGGTCGGGTAGTCTGACGACTTGTCTCACCTGTTTGCTCAGTTTGAggatctttgttgcaatatttcggtttgatcatgagttttggagctagaagaaattgcaacaaaaatcaagacaTATGGCCTCTGGAAGTTTCAGCCCTTTGATGTTTTCCATAGTTGCGTtcgattttaattttttctaggcctcgtttgttttcagaaaacatctcatctcgtctcatctcatctcatctaattattacaacttttccaacttccaatacaaaaaaaaataaacaattcaacttttttaaatatcaaaacaaaaataatattaaaaaatatattctaacaatattttattcaactttttaactttaatctcaactcatctcatttcatcttaactcactcaAGAAACAACTCAATTTATGGCTTTCTGACAAGCCTTTAAGCCTGTTAGATAATGCTTCAAATTGAGCCTTGTAATTGGTCACAGAAGTAATCTACTTGAGGCATGCCAAAGCCACCATAGGATcattgtaacacccggacccaatcaagctcaattatttatttatttatttatttatagttcattttactttattttattttcttcacacatttatttttcctgcatgttttatttttttttcttttctttccgtcTATTTTTTCCCCTAGGTCTTCCTCTCGTACAcgacatgcatgcacacacacgactcaGCTTTCATCcgcacacacgtctctcttatctctagggttttttgttttcatcgccaatatatatatgtatatacacgtACCTGCTTGTTGGTTTACCAAGCCTAGATGCCGCAAAACTCCCACGGCATTCTCCACCCACGCACGCACAAAATCTCCATCCACAAACCATCGTCCGTTTCAATCTTGTCCCTCCTTCCCTCATCCTCCAGCGTTGCACGTCGCGTGAAGCCCAACAGCCGCATCTCTTTCTATCAACCACGGGACCACCATGGAACTGCCACCAACAACCTCCATGCCCAGCCCATACGAGATCGATGCAACCCGTGCTTACACGAAGCCCGCACCGTGCATTGCCGCGCCACCCCAGCACCTCCACATAGTTGTCGTTCAGTTCATCCACCCCTCGTAAGCATCAGTCAAGACCAACCACTAGAACCACGTGCCACTGCCACGAGAAACAGCAACCCACTGCTTACACCAAGTCAAAATCCTCTGTTTTATCTCCTAAAAATATAGCACTTTGTTTCGGCCACCGTGAGTTCGTCTTTACGACCCAGTCACCGACGTTGCCACTGTCCATCTCCCAGCTCCATGCACAACTCCTTCCCACACGTTCGACACTGCCGAGGATAGCCATCTTCATCTCCGCACCTTACGCAGCTCCTCCTTCGCGGTGAGTTTTCGTTCCATTGTTCTCTGTCTCTCCCTCACTATCTGTTTCCCTCACcgtattgctctctctctctcgcttctaGTGCTCCACTGTGATCACCACCCTCTGCCTCGCCCCTCGGTACGTCGCACGCTGCCGCGTGTTTTCTCCTTGGGTAAGCCCTGCCATGCacgttttgttttttcatagTTTTTACCGCGTGGTTGGTTTTCAAAGAAGggaaaaattacattaataccctttactacatattatttagataggaaattacaattttgcccttattattagatggtttcaatttgaaattttgtttttattaaatttgtttttacgTGGTTTATGcgggaagtataagaaattttacaaaaaataaataagtttttcaaattgCACTAATggtagcatattatttttacagtaagtgtgaaattttatttcgaacattttaattatgattacagaaaatcacttaagtattttaacatgttattaagtaaagatttattttaagagtaaacaatattggagtaatgttgtttttacactttagatatgatttagtctatttaaaaatagttatggtctatttgaaaatattttgggataattatattatccagtattaaactttatagttggttttcattaataaataggtcaaattttttaatgttgtagTGAAAGTATTGAATCAATAtggatgattttagaaagtgataatTCATAATTTAAGGTTATGacattttaggttttgaggaattaaataggttattttagaagcttaggattaaatatcgaaatatgagattaattgaaaatttacgagcattacgtgattattttgtAGGTgactattaattattgttcgacattttgaagaaaattctgaaaaagctaagaagttcaggtaagcgggattcatatgctagactttgcattaaaataaaatgagccggggttatttttggaaaatgtgcatgttttgttatgaaaagaaatttgaacaacctcagttatttgttctacattactcatgagattctgtttaagaagaaattattttctgtcatgactggtgtagacatgagcttagtTTTGagtttctgtttctgaactttgaaaagagagcaaatatgaaattttgtgcataaattatgttgtgatacgattttgttctgttctgaagattttctgtactctgatatgatctgatgtgatttctgaaaacctctggcataacatcctgtttctgtttctgttccgttttgaccttaccacgggtgtaaaactgtggcctctgttcgggttggtaccaacttttctatttctggtgcacccactttggaaacaaagtggttttctgcgtggtctttcctatgtgcacactcggggctctgagaatgaataaggggaagattcacattctatttctgctcggttagctaccgggatttgcACAGCCCTAcgacgggggttaaatatgatatttgttctgatatgaaaagataagatttgatgtttcagtttatgctatgccaaagagattttgattatgaatattttttaactttcactttgatatttttgataaaatgttcTGACACTGcgttatgaaaatgttattctaattctgcattctgaaagaaaatattttgtttctgcattctgaattttgtaaatgctcatgtttatacactagtatatgtcctctgcttactgagttgttgataactcaccccttatctctaactatttttcagaaaattttgatggttcagctggagaacaagagtaggaagttttagcaaggtgtgatgtccataatggaataagtgcccgagggtacaagtgcttacttGAGAGTCCTAGTTAGAAAACTGTTTTATTCTTTGTTAttatgatttgatgagttaaggatattttcaagttttggagggttttaatttatgttactGAGAATTTCATGGTTGTtcccatgaaggaacatagatttttgggtttattaaatggattaacatttaatggagttttctggaacttctagttgtgttattgatgtttgatgttaagtattaagagctaacttttCGGACCTCCGgaaacggggcgttacagttggtatcagagacatgttagagattctgcatactataataaGGAGTTGGTTGGAATTTGAGGTTTAAGATATCTGTCGGTTTAGGAAGTAATTTCATACTCAAggtatagaaatttgaggacTACGAGATGATCTTGGGGATATtccaggtttgagattctgcatactataataaGGAGTTTGTTggaatttaaggttttagaattttgtaggcACTAGATCACGACGTTGGGGAAATAATTTTCAGAGTGGTGGTGTAGACATTTGTGGACTGTAGGAGGTGATTTCTTATGGGTACTTAGGATATTAGAAGTTTCAGGTGTTAGGCAAGATATCTTATGGAATTTGAAGGGTAGgatttttatagatattcttGGATGTTCATGTTGATTGAGGTTCGTTTCGGTTTTGTAGACCGCATATAAGGCTTTTGACGGGATGGAAGGTTTAGAGTCTGGAGTTATCCACAGTTACTACTGTTGCgtgtacaaatttttttatatgtatttatgtttgttttactGTTATCACCATTTGCTTGTTTTGTACGAACcctttttcttgtaatattttttttaataatccaagttgtcaggatgccacctcgtcgtcgGGAAAGAAGTGTATCGGGTATGAATGCGACAAATGATGAGTGAGGATGCACCATAGAACAGTTTAATCGAATGCATCCTCCCACCTTCGATGGTTGGGGCGATGCAACCTTAGCAGAAGACTGGAACCAAGATATTGAGCAGATACTCCATGTTATAAACTGCACGGACGAACAGAAGGTTCTATACTCTGTTTCAAACTAATGGGAGaagcaaaaagatggtggatttcTGAAAGAACCATCAGAAAGGTAGAAGGGATGGAAATAGTCCGTTGGTTGCACTTCAAGCAGATTTTTCTGGAACATTTTTTCCCAACCTCAGTCCGAGATGACAAGGCTATGGAGTTCACTAATTTGGTACAGGGAGCTATGACAGTACATCAGTACGCAGCTAGATTTATCGAGTTATCACGCTTTGCTACATATTTGATccctgatgaggagaagaaggctcGTAAGTTTGAGCAGGAgctgaatgaaaagatttatgaacgaattgtgggctttcaaatccAGAACTTCTCAGAGTTGGTGAATAAGGCCACAGTATTTGAGCAGAGTCTTCAAAGAGGCACAGCACTGCTGGAACAGAGGAAGAGGACTACACCACAGGGGTCTCAATCTATGATGGAACAAGGGCcgtgaaaaaagagaaatgatgggaGCAGCTCGGGGCAAAACCAAATGCATGGAAATCAATCGAACAGCCTCTATAAGTTTTGTAATCGTGCACATACTGGAGAGTGCAGAAGGGAAATGGGGGCGTGCTTTTGATGCGGTAAGACCGAACATCTTATCCGGGAATGCCCTTTACTGCTGACAGACAACAAGAAGCCTAACCCACATCCAGGTTCCCAACAAGCAAATCAGGGAAATAGTCAACGTAGAATGGGACCGGCCCGAGTGTTTGCACTGACATCTGAAGATGCTGAGAATGACAACAATGAGATCACAGGTACCTCACTTTATTTCTccttgaaatctttttatttgagTCGAGGTTAATCACGCGTGCATGGTACTGTTTTAATCATATagcttagaatattgaagtttggTTGAGAGTAGTTTTCCTAaggatttgaaatttgtgagtcGAGGTTTTTCAGGACTTAAGCTTGGAACTTTTGATTATACTATATTGTTTTAGGAGTTCTCTGttagttagtttaaaaaatatatatatatgtacggaCTGGTTAAATGTGGGGGTTAGTTCTTTCTCGATGTGTGAGATTCAATGTTTTTAGGACTATAAGTTGTTAGAGTGAGCAGCGGAAGCATCGTTTTGGTGagtgataatttgagagtttatttcgttatttattgaggttttatattaggtggagattttggaatttattatttggtCTTCAATTGCATTAGGGAGGTTTATATTCTAGACTTGAAAAGGCAGTGTGTGCAAACGTGTATAGCTAAGGAAAATATGGGTGAATACGATCCGATAATATGAGAGGGTTAaaatttggaatattaggttcgACAATTACGGAATATtaattaagtttgaaaatatgattgaCTTTTGGGGTACACATGGAACATTTGTAGcggataaatatttaggctttgcttgtgttactagcaaatttcgaggacaaagtctttttaaggggggagaatgtaatacctggacccaatcaagctcaatttttttttatttatttatttttagttcattttattttattttattttcttcacacgttTATTTTTCCCGCATGTtttaacttcttttcttttcttttcgtctATTTTTTTCCCTGGGTCTTCCTCTCGTCcatgacatgcatgcacacacacgactcaGCTTTCATCcgcacacacgtctctcttatctctagggttttttttttcatcgccaatatatatatatatatatatgtatacacgtACCTGCTTGTTGGTTTACTAAGCCTAGCAGCCGCAAAACTCCCACGACATTATCCACCCACGCACGCACAGAATCTCCATCCACAAACCATCATCCGTTTCAATCTCATCCCTCCTTCCCTCATCCTCCAGCGTTGCACGTCGCGCGAAGCCCAGCAGCTGCATCTCCTTCTGTCAACCACGGGACCACCATGGAACTGCCACCAGCAACCTCCGTGCCCAGCCCATACGAGATCGACGCAACCTGTGCTTACACGAAGCCCGCACCGTGCAATGCCGCGCCACCCCAGCACCTCCACATAGTTATCGTCCAGTTCATCCACCCCTCGTAAGCATCCGCCAAGACCAACCACCAGAACCGCATGCCACAGCCACGGGAAACAGCAACCCACCACTTACACCAAGTCAAAATCCTCTGTTTTATCTCCAGAAAGCATAGCACTTTATTTCGGCCATCATGAGTTCGTCTTTACCACCCAGCCGCCGACATTGCCACTGTCCATCTCCCAGCTCCTTGCACAACTCCTTCCCACACGTTCGACGCTGCCGGGGACAGCCATCTTCATCTCTGCACCTTACGCAGCTCCTCCTTCGCGGTGAGTTTTCGTTCCATTGTTCTCCAT encodes:
- the LOC121255179 gene encoding uncharacterized protein LOC121255179, translated to MGEAKRWWISERTIRKVEGMEIVRWLHFKQIFLEHFFPTSVRDDKAMEFTNLVQGAMTVHQYAARFIELSRFATYLIPDEEKKARKFEQELNEKIYERIVGFQIQNFSELVNKATVFEQSLQRGTALLEQRKRTTPQGSQSMMEQGP